From one Bos javanicus breed banteng chromosome 15, ARS-OSU_banteng_1.0, whole genome shotgun sequence genomic stretch:
- the LOC133261389 gene encoding 2-acylglycerol O-acyltransferase 2-like: MVEFAPLCVPWKRRLQTLVVLQAVSCLVSVAILSYVVFIGLLFTRFWIISILYAVWWYLDRAKPWQGSRHIDVLRRWSVWKYMKDYFPISLVKTADLDPSRNYLAGYHPHGIATVGAFTNFCTDGTGFSSLFPGIRSHLMVLNLCFWAPVFRDYIIISGMVAADKESVSHILSREGGGNLLAIVVGGVQEALDARPGGYKLVLRNRKGFIRLALMHGADLVPIFSFGENDIYDQVENSPGTWLRWFQDGLQRVMRGSILLFYGSFGLMPYRRPITTVVGKPIEVQKTPHPSQEEVDRLHQHYMKELENLFEAHKLKYNVPRDQHLEFY, from the exons ATGGTGGAGTTCGCGCCCTTGTGTGTGCCATGGAAACGCAGGCTGCAGACATTGGTGGTCCTGCAGGCGGTCAGCTGCTTGGTGTCCGTGG CCATTCTCAGCTACGTGGTCTTCATAGGCCTCCTGTTCACAAGATTCTGGATCATCAGTATCTTGTATGCAGTCTGGTGGTACTTGGATCGAGCGAAGCCTTGGCAGGGGAGCAGGCACATTGACGTACTAAGGCGCTGGTCTGTATGGAAGTACATGAAGGACTATTTCCCCATCTCG CTGGTCAAGACTGCCGACCTGGACCCTTCCCGGAACTACCTTGCTGGCTACCACCCTCATGGGATTGCAACTGTTGGAGCTTTTACCAACTTTTGCACGGATGGCACTGGTTTTTCCTCACTGTTCCCTGGGATCCGCTCACATCTGATGGTGCTGAACTTGTGTTTCTGGGCCCCTGTCTTCAGGGATTATATCATAATAAGCG gGATGGTTGCTGCAGACAAGGAGAGTGTTTCTCACATTCTGAGCAGGGAAGGAGGTGGCAACCTGCTGGCCATCGTTGTTGGGGGCGTCCAGGAGGCACTGGATGCCAGGCCTGGAGGCTACAAGCTGGTGCTGCGGAACCGCAAGGGCTTCATCAGGCTTGCCCTGATGCATGG GGCAGATCTGGTGCCGATCTTCTCCTTTGGGGAGAATGACATCTATGACCAGGTTGAGAACTCTCCTGGCACCTGGTTGCGCTGGTTCCAGGACGGACTTCAGAGGGTCATGAGAGGCTCCATCCTGCTCTTCTATGGCAGCTTTGGTCTTATGCCGTACCGCCGGCCCATCACCACTGTGG TGGGGAAGCCTATCGAGGTGCAGAAGACACCTCATCCCTCTCAGGAGGAGGTGGACAGGCTGCACCAGCACTACATGAAGGAGCTGGAAAACCTCTTCGAAGCCCACAAGCTCAAGTACAACGTCCCCAGAGACCAACACTTGGAGTTCTACTGA